One Polynucleobacter sp. SHI8 genomic window, TTCAAGCAGGAAAAGGAATTACTGAGATGATTTTAGGTTCGGAGAATGCCGAATGAGACATATTATTTCTGTACTTCTAGAAAATGAGCCCGGCGCGTTATCACGCGTTGTTGGTTTGTTTTCTGCGCGTGGTTATAACATTGAAAGTTTGACGGTAGCACCGACGGAAGATTCATCTCTCTCACGTATGACGATTGTGACTGCAGGTTCAGATGAAGTGATTGAACAGATTACAAAGCATTTGAATCGTTTGGTTGAAGTTGTTAAAGTCTACGATTTAAGCGAAGGTGCGCATACTGAACGCGAACTCATGTTGATTAAGGTTCGTGCCGTAGGTAAAGAGCGTGAAGAAATGAAGCGAACTACGGATATTTTCCGTGGACGGGTCATTGATGTCACGGATAAGAGTTATACGATTGAATTAACAGGTGATTCTGCAAAGTTAGATGCATTTATTGAATCAATTGATAAATCTGCCATTTTGGAAACTGTCAGAACTGGCGCCTCTGGAATTGGCCGTGGTGAAAGAATTTTACGGGTGTAGTACTTGTAATGAGTTGTTGCAGTACATGATTAAAACAATATTTAAATAGGAATAAAAATGAAAGTTTTTTACGATAAAGATGCGGACTTATCCTTAGTAAAAGGTAAACAAGTAACAATTATTGGTTATGGCTCACAGGGTCATGCTCACTCATTAAATTTGCATGATTCAGGCGTGAAAGTCACTGTTGGCTTACGTAAAAATGGTGCATCATGGAACAAAGCTGTGAATGCTGGTTTACAAGTAAAAGAAGTTGCTGAAGCAGTTAAAGGCGCTGATATTGTGATGATGCTTTTACCTGATGAGCAAATTGCTGAAGTATATAAAAACGAAGTTGCGCCAAATATCAAAGCTGGAGCAGCTTTAGCATTTGCGCACGGATTTAATGTGCATTATGGTCAAGTGATTCCACGTGATGATGTGGATGTCATCATGATTGCACCAAAAGCCCCAGGCCACACTGTAAGAAGTACATACGCACAAGGTGGTGGTGTACCTCATCTCGTAGCTGTTTACCAAGACAAGTCAGGCGCTGCACGTGACATCGCTCTTTCATATGCAACAGCAAACGGTGGTGGTCGTGCCGGCATTATCGAAACTAATTTCCGTGAAGAAACTGAAACTGATTTATTCGGCGAACAAGCAGTTTTATGTGGCGGAGCAGTTGAATTAATTAAAGCTGGTTTTGAGACTTTAGTTGAAGCAGGTTACGCTCCTGAGATGGCTTATTTTGAATGCTTGCATGAACTTAAATTAATCGTTGATTTAATTTATGAAGGCGGTATCGCCAATATGAATTATTCTATCTCTAACAATGCAGAATATGGCGAGTATGTTACTGGCCCAAGAGTTGTTACTGAACAGACTAAACAAGTGATGCGCGATGTTCTCAAAGACATTCAAACTGGTGAATATGCAAAGAGTTTTATTTTAGAAAATCGTGCAGGTGCACCAACATTGATTTCTCGCAGACGGTTAAATGCAGAGCATCAAATTGAGCAAGTCGGTGGTAAGTTACGTTCAATGATGCCTTGGATTGCAAAAAACAAATTAGTTGATCAAAGCAAGAACTAATTAATGTCAGTCTATAAGCACCCCATTATTGCTCGAGAAGGATGGCCATATCTGATTGGATTAGGGATATTGGCTATCATTTTTACGAAATTCATTGGGGTGTATTACGCCCTGCCGATTTGGATTTTATTTATATTTGTTTTGCAGTTTTTTCGCGATCCACCCAGATTGGTTCCTATCGCCGCTAATGCAATTTTGGCTCCAGCTGATGGCAGGATTGTTGCGGTTGAAAAGACCTTTGATCCATATGCAAAAAGAGACGCTTTAAAAATTAGTATTTTTATGAACGTGTTTAACGTTCACTCCAATCGTATTGCAGTGAATGGGCGTATCAAATCAATTGAGTATTTTCCGGGTAAGTTTTTCAATGCAGACTTAGATAAAGCCTCTGTTGAAAACGAAAGAAATGCTGTTGTGATTGATGCAAATGGTCACGATATTACGCTAGTTCAAGTGGCTGGCTTAATTGCGCGACGTATATTGTGTTACGCGCAGGTTGGCGACGCTGTGAAGAAGGGCGAGCGTTATGGCTTTATTCGATTTGGATCAAGAGTAGACGTGTATATGCCCCTAGATGTTGAGCCTTTAGTTTCTGTTGGGGACACCGTATATGCCACCACAACGTTGTTAGCTATTTTGAGTCATTTGGATTCATGAAGCCTAGAGTAAGACCAAAACGTCCTAGAATTTTTAGTCGAACGAAAGTTCATCGACGACGTAATGTGTTTCAAGATGATTTGCTTGAAGATGATCATGAAGAGCTAGTAGAGCGTCCCCGCAATAAAGCCATCTATTTATTACCAAATGCCTTTACAACAGGAGCATTATTCTTCGGATTTTTTGCGATTGTTCAAGCGATGAATCAGCATTGGGAAGTCGCTTCGATGGCGATATTTTGTTCCCTGATTTTAGATGGTATGGATGGACGCGTTGCGCGTATGACACGCACGCAAAGTGCATTTGGTGAACAATATGACTCCCTCGCTGATATGGTTTCCTTTGGTGTTGCACCGGCCTTGGTTGCTTATGAGTGGGCTCTTAAAGGCTTAGGTAAATGGGGTTGGGTTGCTGCGTTTATTTATTGCGCAGGGGCTGCACTTCGTTTAGCGAGATTTAATATCAGTACGGGCGTCATTGATAAACGTTTTTTTCAGGGATTGCCAAGCCCGGCCGCAGCCTCTATTGTGGCGGGATTTGTATGGTTAGCCGAGGATAATCATTTACCAGTGAGTGATGCTGCGATACCCTGGACGATGTTTTGTATAACGGTCTATGCGGGTATAACGATGGTTTCTAATGCTAAGTTTTATAGTGGTAAGGCTTTAGACATTCGCTACAAGGTGTCCTTTGGTGTGATGGTTTTTGTCATATTGGGATTAGTATTAATGTCCACCTATCCACCACTGACTATTTTTTGCTTTTTTCTGGTTTATGCCTTATCAGGATACGTTTTGTGGGTATGGGAGTATTTCAAGACGATTAATCACAATAAAACGAGTCCTAAATAAGAAAAATGACACAAAAGTCATTTCGGTGTATAGTAAATCTATGAATTTCATCTTTCAATCTTTATTATTGTTAAACCTACTAGGACTTGATCTAAACATCGGGGCCGGTATAAGGGCGCATCAATAAAACACTAGATTGAAGCTCACCATACCAGCCCCAGCAAATTTGCTGGGGTTTTTTATTTTAGGAAATGAAGTTTTAGGAGAACGAGAATGAATCAAGTAGCGCAAGAAAAAGTCATTATTTTTGATACCACTTTAAGAGATGGTGAGCAATCCCCAGGTGCGTCGATGACTAAAGATGAAAAGGTCAGAATTGCCCGTCAACTCGAGCGTTTGAAGGTTGATGTCATTGAAGCTGGATTTGCAGCAAGTTCACCTGGTGATTTTGAAGCCATCAAGGCAGTAGCAGCAGCCGTCAAAGACTCCACCATTTGTTCTTTAGCAAGAGCCAATGATAAAGATATTTCGAGAGCAGCTGAGGCGATAGCTGCGGCCAATTCAAAAAGGATTCATGTGTTTCTTGCCACGAGTGAGTTGCACATGAAGATAAAACTCAGAATGACTAGGGAGCAAGTCCTGGAGCAGGCGATACAGTCGATAAGGTTCGCTCGCAATTTTACGGATGATATTGAATTTTCTCCAGAAGATGGCTACCGATCTGATCCAGAGTTTTTATATCAAGTTCTTGAAGCTGTCATTAAAGAGGGTGCAACAACGATCAATGTGCCTGATACCGTTGGTTACGCCATACCCGAATTATATGGTGAGTTCATCTTGGATTTGCGTAACAAAATACCAAATTCTGACAAAGCCATTTGGTCAGTTCATTGTCATAATGATTTAGGGTTAGCAGTTGCAAACTCTTTAGCGGGAGTTCATATTGGCGGAGCAAGACAAGTAGAGTGCACAATTAATGGACTGGGTGAGCGAGCTGGTAATACAGCACTTGAAGAAATTGTGATGGCAATCAAAACACGTAAAGACTATTTTAATTTAAGCGTTGATACCGATATTTCTCAAATTGTTGCAAGCTCAAAAATGGTTTCTCAAATCACTGGTTTTGTTGTTCAGCCGAATAAAGCCGTAGTTGGTGCGAACGCCTTTGCCCACGCTTCGGGGATTCATCAAGACGGAGTTTTAAAAGCAAGAAACACCTATGAGATTATGCGTGCTGAAGATGTTGGGTGGAGTGCGAACAAGATTGTTCTTGGTAAGTTGTCGGGTAGAAATGCTTTCAAACAACGCTTACAAGAGTTAGGTGTTAGCCTTGATTCAGAAGTAGAAATTAATGAGGCATTTGGTCGCTTCAAAGCATTGGCTGATCAAAAGTCAGAAATTTTTGACGAAGATATTTTGGCGATTGTTTCGAATGCTGAGGTGAAAGACGGCTCTGATCATTATCGATTTGTTTCCTTGTCCCAACGTTCGGAAACGGGTGAGAAGCCTGAGTCGAAGATTGTGATGGAGGTCGGCGGTCTAGAAAGGGAGGCAAGCGCTAATGGCAATGGTCCAGTGGATGCCACCTTTAATGCGATCGAAAAAGAGGCAAATAGTGGCTCAGAGTTATTGCTATATTCAGTCAATGCAATTACGACCGGTACGCAATCTCAGGGTGAGGTGACTGTCCGGTTAGCGAAAGGTGGAAGGATTGTGAATGGTGTGGGAACAGACCCAGATATTATTGCAGCCTCTGCTAAAGCTTATCTTGGTGCTCTGAATCGCTTACACGATCCATCACTAGAAAAACTCAATGCTCAGATGGCGCCATAATTAGGAATTCGATTATCTTTAAGATGAACTTCACTACAGGTTGCTGGTCATGCAACCTGTTTCGGTGTGGTTGCTTGTTAAATAGATGATTCTCTTACATATTTAGTTTTTTAGGTTGGAGTATAAAAGAGTCTTAGGAAGATAAATCTTTTAATAAATGTAGAATTTTGCTACAATGGGAAGCTATCCTATTGAATAAGGATAGTTTTTTAATCACGGCACTTTAAAAGGTTTACAACACATGGTGTGTTTAGACTTTGGTGTTCGCAAGTAAGGAGTAAGAAATGGCTGTTAATACAGAAGCAAAAGCAGGTATTGTAAAAGAGCACGCCCGTGCAGAAAATGATACAGGTAGTCCTGAAGTGCAAGTTGCGCTTTTAACTGCTCGTATTAATGATTTAACCCCTCACTTCAAGGCAAATTTAAAAGACCATCACAGTCGTCGTGGCTTATTAAAGATGGTATCTCGCCGTCGTCGTCTTTTAGATTACCTCAAAGGTAAAGATTTAAATCGTTATAAAGTGTTAATTGAAAAATTAGGTTTACGTAAGTAAATCAGATATGCCCGCTTTCATATGCGGGCATTATTGTTTTATCAGTAGTAATAGAGTTTGGGTTTAAAGAGAAATATTTGGGTATGTGTCATTCCATTGTTGTTTTTTTAATGGATAGAACACCAATGGAATGGCATGCCCTTTCTTGTTCATTTCATCAATAAATCTCACGCTCTAATGTTCGAGGGAATTAAATCACCGTCGATAAGTGACGCAATGATGTTTTGCGTCTATTGTTCATGAATTGGAGAAAAAGATGAGTATGTTTAATAAAGTAACAAAAACGTTTCAATGGGGTAAGCACACTGTAACTATGGAGACTGGCGAAATTGCACGTCAATCTGGTGGTGCTGTATTAGTAAATGTGGATGATACCGTTGTATTAGCTACTGTAGTAGCTGCCAAGAATGCTAAACCTGGCCAGGATTTTTTCCCATTAACAGTTGATTATGTTGAAAAAACGTATGCGGCAGGTAAGATTCCAGGCGGTTTTTTCCGTCGTGAAGGACGTCCATCTGAAGGCGAAACATTAACTTCCCGTTTGATTGACCGTCCGATCCGCCCATTATTCCCTGAAGATTTTTATAACGAAGTGCAGATTGTGATTCATGTAATGTCGATCAATCCTGAAGTGCCAGCAGATATTCCATCATTGATTGGTGCATCTGCAGCTCTTGCGATTTCTGGTATTCCATTCCATGGCCCCTTAGGCGCTGCCAGAGTTGGTTACAAAGATGGTGAGTACATGCTCAATCCAACTCGTTCAGAGCAATTAGAAAGTCAGTTAGATTTAATTGTTGCTGGTACACAAAATGCAGTGTTAATGGTTGAATCAGAGGCTCACGAGTTGTCAGAAGAAATCATGTTAGGCGGAGTTGTATACGGACATGATCAAGCAAAAATAGCCATTGATGCGATTCAAGATTTAGTACGCGAAGCTGGTAAACCAGAATGGGATTGGAAGCCTGCACCGAAGAATGAAGAACTCATTTCTAAGGTAACAGCCTTAGCTGAAGAAGGTCTTCGTGCTGCTTATCAAATTCGTCAAAAACAAGCACGTTCAACAGAGCTCAAACAAGTAACTTCTAAAGTTCTTGAGCAGTTATCTGCCGAAGGTGACGTTGATGATGTTGCTGTTGGAAATATTTTGTTTGGTTTAGAGTCCAAGATTGTTCGTAGCCAAGTTCTCAGTGGAGAGCCACGTATTGACGGTCGTGATACAAGAACAGTTCGTCCGATTGAAATCAGAACAGGTGTATTGCCACGCACGCATGGCTCCGCATTATTTACACGCGGTGAAACTCAAGCCTTAGTAGTAGCAACATTAGGGACCGCAAGAGATGAACAAATTATCGACGCCTTAGAAGGTGAGTATCGTGATCGTTTCATGTTCCACTACAACATGCCTCCATTTGCCACAGGTGAAACTGGTCGCGTAGGAAGTCCTAAGCGTCGTGAAATTGGTCACGGTCGTTTGGCAAAACGTGCCTTAATTCCTGTATTGCCAAAGTCTGAAGATTTTGCATACAGTATTCGTTTGGTATCAGAAATTACTGAATCAAATGGTTCATCTTCCATGGCTTCCGTTTGCGGTGGATGCTTAGCCTTGATGGATGCCGGAGTTCCAGTAAAAGCGCATGTCGCCGGAGTTGCAATGGGCCTGATTTTAGATGGTAACCGTTTCGCAGTGTTAACAGATATTCTTGGTGATGAAGATCACTTAGGTGATATGGACTTTAAAGTGGCTGGTACTGCAAATGGCGTAACTGCGTTGCAGATGGATATTAAAGTACAAGGTATTACGAAAGAAATTATGCAAGTTGCTTTAGCGCAAGCTAAAGAAGGTCGTTTGCATATTCTGTCAAAAATGCAAGAGTCAATGTCTACAGTTCGTACTGAGTTGTCAGAGCATGCTCCAAGAATGGTTACGATTAAGATCCATCCAGACAAGATTCGTGAAGTGATTGGTAAGGGTGGAGCGACGATTCAGGCATTAACGAAAGAAACTGGTTGCAGTATTGATATTCAAGATGACGGTACAGTAACGATTGCTTCAACAAGTGCTTCAGGCATGGAAGAGGCAAAGCGTCAAATTGAAGGAATAACTGCTGAAGCCGAAGTGGGCAAAATCTATGAAGGCCCAGTGGTCAAGATTTTAGAGTTTGGTGCATTAGTTAATATTCTTCCAGGCAAAGATGGTTTATTACATATCTCTGAAATCGCTCATGAGCGCGTTAAGGAAGTAAAAGACTTCTTGCAAGAAGGACAAATCGTTAAAGTGAAGTTGTTAGCTGCTGACGAGCGTGGTCGTTTGAAGTTGTCTATGAAAGCATTGTCACCTGAAGAAGGTGGTCCATTGCCTCCAGTAGCACAACAACCAGCGATTGTTGCTGAAGAGGCTGCTCCTGTAGTTCAAGAGCAACCACCTGCAGAACAGTAATTCATTTTGTAGTTGAAATGCGCCCCATACTCATTATTGCGAATTGGAAGTTAAATGGTAATTGGTCATTTAATGAAGAGTATGCGAGCGCATTTTCAAATGGTTTAAAAGAGGTTGATGTAACAGGGCGTCAGATCGTGATTTGTCCACCCAGTATTTATTTACAGCAATTGAATGGTTTGATTCTTGATCAAGAAATTTACTTTGGTGGGCAGGATCTTTCTGATGAAATTTCTGGCGCATTTACTGGAGAAATTTCAGGGGTCATGCTCAAAGAGTTTGGTTGTCGATATGTTTTAGTTGGACATTCTGAACGCAGAGTGCGTCATCAAGAATCCAATGAAGTGGTTGTGAAAAAAGCGCTCAATGCCATTGCTGCAGGTTTGATACCTGTAGTTTGTGTTGGTGAGACTTTAGAACAGCGTCAAGCCTTGCAAATGCAAGAAGTGTTGTCGAAGCAAGTAGATTCTATTTTGCAGGGTTTGGGTGAGCAGGCAGAGCAGATCGTATTGGCTTATGAGCCCATTTGGGCAATTGGCACTGGTCAAACAGCTAGTGCTGAGCAAGCTCAAGAAGTGCATGGATGGTTAAGAGAAACAATTGGCAAAACAAGCCATAGTATTGCGGAAAATTTACCAATTATTTACGGCGGAAGTGTGAAGTCTGATAATGCTAAACAGTTATTAGAGATGTCTGATATTGATGGTTTACTCGTTGGCGGGGCTTCATTAGTAGTCTCAGAATTTTTAGCAATTTGCCAAGCTGGCAAAGTTATATAACGTAGGAAAGGTAGAAAAATATGGAATGGTTAAAAACGTTACTCATGGTGGTGCAAATTATCTCCGCTATTGGCGTGATTGGGCTCGTATTAGTCCAACAAGGTAAAGGGGCTGATATGGGGGCCGCTTTTGGATCTGGAGCCTCAGGCAGTATCTTTGGCGCAACAGGCTCTTCCAACTTCTTATCCAGAACAACGGGCATTTTAGCTGCGGTGTTTTTCTTGTCGACGCTTTCGATTAGTTATGTTGGCACTAAACATGAAACTGATGCTGGTGTTTTATCAAAGCCTAGTGCGATTACTGTTCCTGATCAACCTGGAGCTGATCCAGCAAAACCTGCAGCAAAAGAAGTTGACTCCACTCAAGGGTCTTCTGTACCAAAATAAATAGATAATTATGAAATAATTTTGCCCTTCCTCATCAAAAGGGATAAAATAACACCTTGTTTTACAGATGCCGTCGTGGTGGAATTGGTAGACACGCTATCTTGAGGGGGTAGTGGCCTAAGGCTGTGCGAGTTCGAGTCTCGCCGACGGCACCAAGTTTTATTTCTGTCATCAAATATGTTCTACAATCTTATATGTGAATGTGTAATTTTTTTGACATAAATAAATTGTGGAACAAAATTGAACCTTGGTAATTATCTCCCAGTCTTTTTATTTATCTTAGTTGGCATAGGCGTTGGCCTTGTACCAATGGCTTTGGGCAAATTGCTTGGCCCTTCTAATCCTGACCCTGAAAAAATTTCCCCGTATGAATGTGGTTTCGATGCATTTGAAGATGCACGCATGAAATTTGACGTTCGATACTATCTGGTTGCTATCTTGTTTATTTTGTTTGATCTCGAAACGGCCTTTTTGTTTCCATGGGGTGTTGCGCTTAAAGAGATTGGTTGGGCTGGATACATGTCAATGATTGTGTTTCTTTTGGAATTTGTTGTTGGATTTGTTTATATTTGGAAAAAAGGTGCTCTTGACTGGGAATAGTTAAGAGTAATAAAAATACAATGGCGCTAGAAGGTTTATTAAAAGAAGGCTTTGTCACGATGTCAGCCGATAAGCTGATTAATTGGACAAGGACTGGTTCATTATGGCCAATGACATTTGGGCTCGCTTGTTGCGCAGTCGAGATGATGCATGCCGGAGCCGCAAGGTATGACTTAGACCGATTTGGTGTAGTTTTTAGACCATCTCCAAGGCAGTCTGACCTCATGATTGTTGCGGGAACTTTGTGCAATAAAATGGCCCCAGCCCTGCGTAAAGTCTATGACCAAATGCCCGAGCCTCGCTGGGTATTGTCAATGGGCTCTTGCGCTAACGGAGGTGGCTATTACCACTATTCGTATTCCGTTGTGAGAGGTTGTGATCGTATCGTTCCAGTTGATGTGTATGTTCCCGGGTGTCCTCCTACAGCAGAGGCACTTATGTACGGCATTATTCAGTTGCAGGCAAAAATTCGTCGCACGTCAACCATTGCAAGAAAAGAGTAATTGCTGATGATGAACGAACGACTAATCCATTTGCAGCAGATATTAGAAAAAGCTTTTGGCAGTACAGGTAAGATTGAAGCTCGTATAAACGAGTTAACTCTCACAGTTCCTGCTGACCAATATCTAACAGTAGCTGAAAAATTACGTAGTGATTCCACTTTTGCTTTTGAGCAATTAATTGATTTATGTGGAGTTGATTATCAGTCCTATGGAGATTCGGTTAGAACTGATCTTCGTTTTGGCGTGGTTTCGCACCTCCTGTCAGTTAGTAATAATTGGCGTTTACGTTTGATTGTTTTGGTTCCTAATGATGATTTTCCAGTTATACCAAGCTTGACTGGCGTTTGGAGCTCCGCGAACTGGTATGAGCGTGAGGCTTTTGATCTTTTTGGAATTATTTTCGAAGGTCATGATGATCTTCGAAGACTTTTGACTGATTATGGTTTTATTGGCCACCCATTTAGAAAAGATTTCCCCGTCTCAGGTCAGGTTGAAATGCGTTATGACCCAGAGCAAAAACGTGTCATATATCAACCAATAACGATAGAGCCTCGCGAAGTCACGCCACGAGTGATACGTGAAGAAAGTTACGGCGCTTAAAATGGCAGAAATTAAAAATTACACCCTAAATTTTGGACCACAGCATCCTGCCGCACACGGTGTGTTGCGATTGGTTTTGGAGTTAGATGGCGAAGTGATTCAGCGCGCGGATCCACATATTGGATTATTGCACCGTGCTACTGAAAAATTAGCAGAGACAAGAACTTGGATTCAGAATGTGCCTTACATGGATCGTCTCGATTATGTTTCGATGATGGCCAATGAGCATGCTTATGTCATGGCGATTGAAAAATTATTGCAAATTGATGTTCCAGAGCGCGCACAATATATTCGTGTCATGTTTGACGAAATCACGCGACTCCTCAATCACTTGTTATGGATTGGATGTCACGGCTTAGACGTTGGCGCAATGGCAATTTTCCTTTACGCGTTTAGAGAGCGTGAAGATTTATTTGATATGTATGAGGCAGTATCTGGAGCGCGTATGCACGCGGCATACTACCGACCAGGCGGGGTCTATCGTGATTTGCCTGATCAAATGCCACAGTACACAGCGAATAAGATTCGTGGTGAAAAAGCAATTAAAAAGATTAATGAAAATCGAACAGGTTCCTTACTCGATTTTATTGAAGATTTTACGAACCGTTTTCCTGGTTATGTGGACGAATATGAAACATTGCTTACCGATAACAGGATTTGGAAACAGCGCTTGGTTGGAATTGGCGTCGTCACTCCAGAGCGTGCATTGCAATTAGGCTTTACTGGCGCAATGTTACGTGGTTCCGGAATTGAATGGGATTTACGTAAGAAGCAACCTTATGAAGTCTATGACAAGCTTAAATTTGATATTCCAGTTGGTGTGAATGGTGATAGTTATGATCGCTATTTAGTTCGCGTGGAAGAAATGCGTCAATCGAATAACATCATTAAACAATGTATTACCTGGTTAAGAGCGAATCCTGGGCCCGTCATTAGTGATAACCATAAAGTAGCTGTACCTAATCGTGTGGATATGAAATCCAATATGGAAGAGTTGATCCATCACTTTAAGTTATTTACTGAGGGTATTCATGTGCCGCCGGGTCAAGCTTATGCTGCGGTAGAGCATCCTAAAGGTGAGTTTGGTATTTATGCAATCTCTGATGGAGCTAATAAGCCTTATCGTTTAAAAATTCGCGCCCCAGGTTTCCCTCATTTAGCGGCTTTAGATGAAATGGCAAGAGGTCACATGATTGCAGATGCTGTGACCATTATTGGCACCCAAGATATTGTGTTTGGCGAAATAGATCGTTAGGAAAATAGAGATGCTGTCGGAAAATTCTTTAAAGGAAATTGCTCGAAATGTAGCAAAGTATCCAGCTGAGCAAAAGCAATCAGCTGTTATGGCTGCATTAGCAGTAGCTCAGGATGAGTATGGATGGTTAACAGCTGATGCGATTGCTGAGGTAGCTACGATATTAGACATGCCTGCTATCTGGGTTCAAGAAGTTGCTACTTTTTATAATATGTATAACACCGTAGAAACTGGCAAATTTAAATTATCCGTTTGTACCAACCTCCCATGTGAGTTGTCTGGTGGCAAACGCGCTGCAGAATATTTGAAGCAAAAGCTGGGTATTGGATTTGGTGAAACCACCACATGCGGTACATTTACCCTTGTAGAGGGAGAGTGTATGGGGGCTTGTGGAGACGCACCTGTGGCGCTAGTGAACAATAAAAGAATGTGTAGTTGGATGACAAACGACAAAATTGATGCGCTGTTGGATGAGTTGTCTGCTGATCAGAAAGTGACGGGATAAATAATGACTTCACTCCATGATTTACATATTAAGCCTTTAATTTTGGCTAATCTGAATGGTGCGAATTGGCATTTACAAGATTATGTAGCTAGAGGTGGATATTCTTCCTTACGTAAAATTTTGGAAGAAAAAATTACTCAAGATCAAGTCATCGCAACCGTCAAAGCATCAGGACTCAGAGGTCGAGGCGGTGCAGGATTTCCAACAGGACTGAAGTGGAGTTTTATGCCACGTCAATTGCCTGGAGATAAATATTTAGTTTGTAACTCAGATGAAGGTGAGCCGGGTACTTTTAAAGATCGTGACATCCTTCGCTACAATCCCCATGCCCTAATTGAAGGTATGGCTATTGCAGCATATGCAATGGGTATCCCAGTTGGGTATAACTATATCCATGGTGAGATCTGGAATGAATACGCTATCTTTGAAAATGCTCTAGATGAAGCTAGAGCTGCAGGATTCTTAGGTGACAAGATCATGGGTTCCGAATTCTCCTTTCAATTACATGCGCATCATGGATATGGCGCATATATTTGTGGCGAAGAAACAGCCTTACTGGAATCATTAGAAGGTAAAAAAGGTCAACCACGCTTTAAACCACCATTTCCGGCGAGTTTTGGGTTGTATGGCAAACCAACAACCATTAATAATACGGAAACCTTTGCCGCTGTGCCGTTCATCTTTGCAATCGGGGCTGATCAATACGCGCAGTTAGGTAAACCAAATAATGGTGGTACTAAGATTTTTTCAGTCTCAGGCGACGTCACTCGCCCAGGTAATTATGAAGTTCCACTAGGTACGTCATTTGCAAAGCTTTTAGAACTTGCTGGCGGCATGCGAGATGGTAAAAAAATTAAAGCGGTAATTCCGGGCGGTTCTTCAGCTCCCGTGATTCCTGGAGAGATGATGTTAGCGACGGATATGGACTATGACAGCATTGCAAAAGCTGGCTCCATGTTAGGTTCTGGAGCGGTGATAGTGATGGATGAGACCCGTTGTATGGTCAAGTCCTTATTAAGACTCTCTTATTTTTATCATGAAGAGTCTTGTGGGCAATGTACTCCATGTCGAGAAGGTACTGGATGGTTGTGGCGTATGGTCAATCGTATTGAGCATGGTCAAGGCCGTCCTGAGGATTTAGATTT contains:
- the nuoE gene encoding NADH-quinone oxidoreductase subunit NuoE, which codes for MLSENSLKEIARNVAKYPAEQKQSAVMAALAVAQDEYGWLTADAIAEVATILDMPAIWVQEVATFYNMYNTVETGKFKLSVCTNLPCELSGGKRAAEYLKQKLGIGFGETTTCGTFTLVEGECMGACGDAPVALVNNKRMCSWMTNDKIDALLDELSADQKVTG
- the nuoF gene encoding NADH-quinone oxidoreductase subunit NuoF gives rise to the protein MTSLHDLHIKPLILANLNGANWHLQDYVARGGYSSLRKILEEKITQDQVIATVKASGLRGRGGAGFPTGLKWSFMPRQLPGDKYLVCNSDEGEPGTFKDRDILRYNPHALIEGMAIAAYAMGIPVGYNYIHGEIWNEYAIFENALDEARAAGFLGDKIMGSEFSFQLHAHHGYGAYICGEETALLESLEGKKGQPRFKPPFPASFGLYGKPTTINNTETFAAVPFIFAIGADQYAQLGKPNNGGTKIFSVSGDVTRPGNYEVPLGTSFAKLLELAGGMRDGKKIKAVIPGGSSAPVIPGEMMLATDMDYDSIAKAGSMLGSGAVIVMDETRCMVKSLLRLSYFYHEESCGQCTPCREGTGWLWRMVNRIEHGQGRPEDLDLLNDVAGNIMGRTICALGDAAAMPVRGMLKHYMPEFVYHVENKRCLVPQYV